In Desulfatirhabdium butyrativorans DSM 18734, a single genomic region encodes these proteins:
- a CDS encoding AAA family ATPase yields the protein MKLAVSGKGGVGKTTFSALLIRTLDEMGKRVLAIDADPDANLAAALGIENADKIVPISEMKEMIYERTEAQPGSIGGFFKLNPKVDDLPEALSAKLNNIKMMRLGGVKKGGSGCICPESTLLRALITHIVLARDEVVIMDMEAGIEHLGRATARAVDKLIVVVEPGRRSIETAEHIQHLAGEIGLNRLAVVGNKIRNDADVRFLQENLPQFDFIGWLPYDEALIDADLKGVSPFSTVSIAKDRVREMIGRL from the coding sequence ATGAAACTTGCCGTCAGTGGAAAGGGCGGGGTGGGGAAAACCACTTTTTCAGCCCTTCTGATTCGAACCCTCGATGAAATGGGCAAACGCGTACTGGCCATCGATGCAGACCCGGATGCCAATCTGGCTGCGGCTCTCGGCATTGAAAACGCGGACAAGATCGTGCCGATCTCCGAAATGAAAGAGATGATCTACGAAAGGACCGAGGCCCAGCCGGGCAGCATCGGCGGTTTTTTCAAACTGAACCCGAAAGTGGACGATCTGCCCGAAGCCTTGTCCGCCAAGCTCAACAACATCAAAATGATGCGCCTTGGCGGGGTCAAGAAAGGCGGTTCCGGATGCATCTGTCCGGAAAGCACCCTGCTCCGGGCGCTGATCACGCATATCGTGCTCGCACGGGATGAGGTCGTCATCATGGACATGGAGGCAGGCATCGAGCATTTGGGCCGCGCGACCGCCCGGGCCGTGGACAAACTCATCGTCGTCGTGGAACCTGGCAGAAGAAGCATCGAAACGGCGGAGCACATTCAGCATTTGGCAGGCGAAATCGGTTTGAACCGCCTTGCCGTTGTGGGCAACAAGATTCGCAACGACGCCGACGTCCGATTCCTGCAGGAAAACCTTCCCCAATTCGATTTCATCGGCTGGCTTCCCTATGATGAGGCGCTGATCGATGCCGATCTCAAGGGCGTTTCCCCGTTTTCCACGGTGAGCATTGCCAAGGATCGGGTTCGCGAAATGATCGGTCGGCTGTAG